A region of Pseudomonas marginalis DNA encodes the following proteins:
- a CDS encoding DNA-3-methyladenine glycosylase I codes for MPRCFWCSEDPLYMAYHDQEWGTPLRDAQGLFELLLLEGFQAGLSWITVLRKREHYRKVLFGFDARRLAQLTDAEIEALMLDPGIVRNRLKLNATRRNAAAWLALEDPVGWLWSFVGGVPKVNHFKDRSEVPAITPEAEAMSKALKKAGFTFVGPTICYAFMQASGMVMDHTQDCDRYADLANAG; via the coding sequence ATGCCACGCTGCTTTTGGTGTTCTGAAGATCCGCTGTACATGGCTTATCACGATCAGGAGTGGGGAACGCCGCTGCGCGATGCGCAGGGTTTGTTCGAGTTGCTTTTGCTCGAAGGGTTCCAGGCGGGCCTGTCCTGGATCACCGTTTTACGCAAACGCGAGCATTATCGAAAGGTCTTGTTTGGTTTTGATGCCCGGCGTCTGGCACAGCTGACCGATGCCGAGATCGAAGCGCTGATGCTTGACCCTGGCATTGTGCGTAACCGCCTCAAGCTCAACGCCACCCGGCGCAACGCCGCAGCCTGGCTGGCGCTTGAAGATCCGGTGGGGTGGCTCTGGTCGTTTGTCGGCGGCGTGCCCAAGGTCAACCATTTCAAGGACCGCAGCGAAGTGCCTGCGATTACGCCGGAGGCTGAAGCCATGAGCAAAGCACTCAAGAAAGCCGGCTTCACCTTTGTCGGCCCGACCATCTGTTACGCGTTCATGCAGGCCTCGGGCATGGTCATGGACCACACCCAGGACTGCGACCGTTACGCGGACTTGGCCAACGCCGGTTAG